In the Pseudomonas sp. ADAK2 genome, one interval contains:
- the hemF gene encoding oxygen-dependent coproporphyrinogen oxidase: protein MTTRTEAVKAYLLDLQDRICAALETEDGGTRFVEDAWTRPAGGGGRTRVIENGAVIEKGGVNFSHVFGSGLPPSASAHRPELAGRGFEALGVSLVIHPHNPYVPTSHANVRFFIAEKEGEEPVWWFGGGFDLTPYYGNEEDCVHWHRIAEQACAPFGADVYPRYKAWCDSYFHIKHRHEPRGIGGLFFDDLNEWDFDTSFAFMRAIGDAFIDAYLPIVQRRKNDAFTEKQREFQEFRRGRYVEFNLVYDRGTLFGLQSGGRTESILMSLPPQVRWGYDWKAEPGSEEARLTEYFLQDRDWLAKGLNEES, encoded by the coding sequence ATGACGACCCGCACCGAGGCCGTAAAAGCCTACCTGCTCGACCTGCAAGACCGCATTTGCGCCGCCCTGGAAACCGAGGACGGCGGCACGCGCTTCGTCGAAGACGCCTGGACCCGCCCTGCCGGCGGTGGCGGTCGCACCCGTGTGATCGAAAACGGCGCGGTGATCGAAAAGGGCGGCGTCAACTTTTCCCACGTCTTCGGCAGCGGTCTCCCACCGTCCGCCAGCGCTCATCGGCCGGAACTGGCCGGGCGCGGCTTCGAAGCGTTGGGCGTGTCGCTGGTGATTCACCCGCATAACCCGTATGTGCCGACGTCCCACGCCAACGTGCGTTTCTTCATCGCGGAAAAAGAAGGTGAAGAGCCGGTCTGGTGGTTCGGCGGCGGCTTCGACCTGACCCCTTACTACGGCAATGAAGAAGACTGCGTGCACTGGCACCGTATCGCCGAACAGGCCTGCGCGCCGTTCGGGGCGGACGTTTACCCGCGCTACAAGGCCTGGTGCGACTCGTACTTCCACATCAAGCACCGCCATGAGCCACGAGGTATCGGCGGGCTGTTTTTCGATGACTTGAATGAGTGGGACTTCGACACCAGTTTCGCCTTCATGCGCGCCATCGGCGATGCGTTCATCGATGCGTACCTGCCGATCGTGCAGCGGCGCAAGAACGATGCGTTCACGGAGAAGCAGCGGGAATTCCAGGAATTCCGCCGTGGCCGTTATGTCGAGTTCAACCTGGTTTACGACCGTGGCACGTTATTCGGTCTGCAATCGGGTGGGCGTACCGAGTCGATCCTGATGTCCCTGCCGCCGCAAGTGCGCTGGGGTTATGACTGGAAGGCCGAGCCGGGCAGCGAAGAAGCGCGGTTGACCGAGTATTTCCTGCAAGATCGTGATTGGCTGGCCAAAGGTCTGAACGAGGAATCCTGA
- the def gene encoding peptide deformylase, producing MAILDILEFPDSRLRTIAKPVAVVDDEVRQLVDDMFETMYEAPGIGLAATQVNVHKRIVVMDLSEDRSEPRVFINPEFETLTDEMEQYQEGCLSVPGFYENVDRPQKVKIKALDRDGQPYELIAEGLLAVCIQHECDHLNGKLFVDYLSNLKRDRIKKKLEKLHRQNA from the coding sequence ATGGCCATTTTAGACATCCTCGAATTTCCCGACTCGCGCCTGCGCACTATCGCCAAACCTGTGGCCGTAGTGGACGACGAAGTGCGTCAGTTGGTCGATGACATGTTTGAAACAATGTATGAAGCGCCAGGCATCGGCCTCGCCGCGACCCAGGTCAACGTGCACAAACGTATCGTCGTGATGGACCTCTCCGAAGACCGCAGCGAACCTCGGGTGTTCATCAACCCCGAGTTCGAAACCCTGACCGACGAGATGGAGCAATATCAGGAAGGCTGCCTCTCGGTACCGGGCTTCTACGAAAACGTCGATCGCCCGCAGAAGGTCAAGATCAAGGCCCTGGACCGCGATGGCCAACCCTACGAACTGATCGCCGAAGGCCTGCTCGCCGTGTGCATCCAGCACGAATGCGACCACCTCAACGGCAAGTTGTTCGTCGATTACCTGTCGAACCTCAAACGCGACCGAATCAAGAAGAAACTGGAAAAGCTCCATCGCCAGAACGCTTGA
- a CDS encoding NADPH:quinone reductase — protein sequence MAKRIQFRAHGGPEVLEYVDYQPAEPGPQQVRVTNKAIGLNFIDTYYRSGLYPLPALPSGLGSEGAGIVEAVGSEVTRFKVGDRVAYGSGPLGAYSEVHVLPEANLVKLPDAISFEQAAGVMLKGLTVQYLLRQTYELKGGETILFHAAAGGVGSLACQWAKALGVKLIGTVSSAEKAALAKANGAWATIDYSHEDVAKRVLELTDGKKVPVVYDGVGKDTWLTSLDSVQPRGLVVSFGNASGAVDGVNLGILSAKGSLYVTRPTLATYANNAENLQRMADELFEMIISGKVKVDISQKYPLAEAAKAQTELSARRTTGSTVLLP from the coding sequence ATGGCAAAGCGTATTCAATTCCGCGCCCATGGCGGCCCCGAAGTGCTCGAGTATGTCGATTACCAACCCGCCGAGCCCGGCCCGCAGCAAGTGCGCGTGACCAACAAGGCCATCGGCCTGAACTTTATCGACACCTATTACCGCAGCGGCCTCTATCCGTTGCCAGCCCTGCCGTCCGGCCTGGGCTCCGAAGGCGCCGGCATTGTCGAAGCAGTTGGCAGCGAAGTCACTCGTTTCAAGGTCGGTGATCGCGTGGCTTATGGCAGCGGACCGCTGGGTGCCTACAGCGAAGTCCACGTGCTGCCGGAAGCCAATCTGGTGAAACTACCGGATGCGATCAGCTTCGAACAGGCCGCCGGCGTGATGCTCAAGGGCCTCACCGTGCAGTACCTGTTGCGTCAGACCTATGAACTCAAGGGTGGCGAAACCATCCTGTTTCACGCCGCGGCCGGTGGGGTCGGTTCCCTGGCCTGCCAGTGGGCCAAGGCCTTGGGCGTGAAGTTGATCGGAACCGTCAGTTCAGCGGAAAAAGCCGCGCTGGCCAAGGCCAACGGCGCCTGGGCGACCATCGATTACAGCCACGAAGATGTCGCAAAACGAGTGCTGGAATTGACGGACGGGAAAAAAGTCCCAGTGGTGTATGACGGCGTGGGCAAGGACACCTGGCTGACGTCGCTCGATAGCGTGCAGCCGCGAGGCTTGGTGGTGAGCTTCGGCAATGCGTCAGGCGCGGTGGATGGGGTGAACCTGGGGATTCTGTCGGCGAAGGGCTCGCTGTACGTGACCCGGCCGACCCTGGCGACTTATGCCAACAATGCCGAGAACCTGCAGCGCATGGCGGATGAGCTGTTCGAGATGATTATCAGCGGCAAAGTGAAGGTTGATATCAGCCAGAAGTATCCGTTGGCGGAAGCGGCGAAGGCGCAGACCGAGCTGTCGGCGCGGCGTACGACGGGTTCTACGGTGTTGTTGCCGTAA
- a CDS encoding L-threonylcarbamoyladenylate synthase encodes MVNSWRVQQAAQAVRAGAVIAYPTEAVWGLGCDPWNEEAVSRLLMIKGRAMGKGLILVADNIRQFDFLFEDFPELWLDRMASTWPGPNTWLVPHQNLLPQWITGVHETVALRVSDHPLVRDLCAAVGPLVSTSANPQGRPAARTRIRVEQYFRGQIDGVLGGNLGGRKNPSVIRDVATGHVVRPG; translated from the coding sequence ATGGTCAACAGTTGGCGTGTGCAACAAGCCGCGCAAGCCGTTCGCGCAGGGGCGGTGATTGCCTATCCAACCGAAGCCGTCTGGGGCCTGGGTTGTGATCCGTGGAACGAAGAAGCGGTTAGCCGTTTGTTGATGATCAAGGGCCGGGCCATGGGTAAAGGCCTGATCCTGGTGGCCGACAATATTCGCCAGTTCGACTTCCTCTTCGAAGATTTCCCTGAACTGTGGCTGGACCGCATGGCCAGCACCTGGCCAGGGCCGAACACGTGGTTGGTGCCACACCAGAATCTATTGCCGCAATGGATTACCGGCGTGCATGAAACCGTGGCGCTGCGGGTCAGCGATCACCCGTTGGTGCGGGATTTGTGCGCAGCAGTGGGGCCGCTGGTGTCGACGTCTGCCAACCCGCAAGGCCGGCCGGCGGCGCGCACGCGGATTCGCGTCGAGCAGTATTTCCGTGGGCAAATCGATGGCGTGCTGGGCGGCAATCTCGGTGGGCGCAAGAACCCGAGTGTGATTCGGGATGTGGCGACCGGGCATGTGGTGCGCCCGGGCTAA
- a CDS encoding LysM peptidoglycan-binding domain-containing protein: MRKSLLALLLLASAGLAHGQVQLKEGFPQQYTVVRGDTLWDISGKFLREPWKWPELWQVNPQIQNPNLIYPGDSLTLTYVNGQPRLTLNRGESRGTIKLSPRIRSSPVADAIPSIPLQSINSFLLSNRIVDKVEDFDKAPYIVAGDAERVLSGTGDRIFARGHFDPNQPVYGIFRQGKVYTDPQSKEFLGINADDIGGGEIVATEGDVATLALQRTTQEVRLGDRLFSGEERAINSTFMPSAPKSDINGLIIDVPRGVTQIGAMDVVTLNKGQRDGLAEGNVLVVMKTGETVRDRVTGQPLKIPDERAGLLMVFRTYDKLSYGLVLNASRSLAVMDKVRNP, translated from the coding sequence ATGAGGAAATCACTACTCGCCTTGCTCCTTCTGGCCTCGGCCGGTTTGGCGCACGGGCAAGTGCAACTCAAGGAAGGTTTTCCGCAGCAATACACAGTGGTAAGGGGCGACACACTTTGGGACATCTCCGGGAAATTCCTGCGTGAGCCGTGGAAATGGCCCGAACTCTGGCAGGTCAATCCGCAAATCCAGAACCCTAATCTGATCTATCCGGGCGATTCGCTGACACTGACCTACGTCAACGGCCAGCCGCGACTGACCCTCAATCGCGGCGAATCCCGGGGCACCATCAAGCTCTCGCCCCGGATCCGCAGCAGCCCGGTGGCCGATGCGATCCCGAGCATTCCACTGCAATCGATCAACAGCTTTCTATTGAGCAACCGCATCGTCGACAAGGTCGAGGACTTCGATAAGGCGCCCTACATCGTCGCCGGTGATGCCGAACGCGTGCTTAGCGGCACCGGTGATCGCATCTTCGCCCGCGGGCATTTCGACCCGAATCAGCCGGTGTACGGCATCTTCCGCCAGGGCAAGGTCTACACCGATCCGCAGAGCAAGGAGTTCCTGGGGATCAACGCCGACGACATCGGCGGCGGTGAGATTGTCGCGACGGAAGGCGATGTCGCCACCCTGGCGCTGCAACGCACCACCCAGGAAGTGCGTCTCGGCGACCGCCTGTTCAGTGGCGAAGAGCGGGCGATCAATTCGACCTTCATGCCCAGTGCGCCGAAAAGCGACATCAATGGCCTGATCATCGATGTGCCGCGCGGGGTCACGCAGATTGGCGCGATGGACGTGGTCACGCTGAACAAAGGGCAACGGGATGGCCTGGCCGAAGGCAACGTGCTGGTGGTGATGAAAACCGGCGAAACGGTGCGTGATCGCGTAACCGGCCAGCCGCTGAAAATTCCCGATGAGCGCGCCGGTTTACTGATGGTTTTCCGCACCTATGACAAACTTAGTTACGGGTTGGTCCTCAACGCATCGCGCTCGTTGGCGGTGATGGATAAGGTGCGAAATCCTTAG
- the dprA gene encoding DNA-processing protein DprA: MSLSAFTPVSPAELEARLRLHRLPELGPARFKKLLEAFGSASKAISAPASAWRSLGLPLTCAEARRSNEIRDGASHALAWLERPGQHLLMWDQPEYPALLAEISDAPPLLFVAGDPGILEQPQLAMVGSRRASRPGMDTAAAFSRSLAGAGFVITSGLALGIDAAAHQAALDVGGRTVGVLGTGLEKFYPQRNRRLADAMIASGSAVLSEFPLDAGPSASNFPRRNRIISGLSLGVLVVEASVASGSLITAKLAAEQGREVYAIPGSIHHPGAKGCHQLIRDGAMLVETIDHILEGLRGWQRLPLSTEAPQTTHPLLMLLHAAPHTSEALAHSSGWALPKVLAALTELEMDGRAVCESGRWFARVS, translated from the coding sequence ATGTCGCTCTCTGCATTTACGCCGGTTTCCCCTGCGGAACTGGAAGCCCGTCTACGCCTGCATCGCTTACCTGAGCTCGGCCCGGCGCGATTTAAAAAACTCCTCGAAGCCTTTGGCTCTGCATCCAAGGCCATCAGCGCCCCGGCCAGTGCCTGGCGTTCGTTGGGCTTGCCGCTGACCTGCGCGGAGGCCCGACGCAGCAATGAAATCCGCGACGGCGCCAGCCACGCATTGGCCTGGCTAGAGCGTCCGGGCCAGCATTTGCTGATGTGGGACCAACCCGAGTACCCGGCGTTGCTGGCGGAAATCAGCGATGCACCGCCGCTGTTATTTGTCGCCGGGGATCCGGGCATCCTCGAACAACCGCAACTGGCGATGGTTGGCAGTCGCCGTGCTTCGCGGCCGGGCATGGACACGGCCGCTGCGTTTTCCCGCAGTCTGGCCGGCGCCGGATTCGTCATCACCAGCGGTCTGGCCCTAGGCATCGACGCCGCAGCGCACCAAGCCGCATTGGACGTGGGCGGGCGAACGGTCGGGGTACTTGGCACGGGACTTGAAAAGTTTTATCCACAGCGCAATCGTCGCTTGGCGGACGCCATGATTGCTTCGGGCAGCGCGGTGCTTTCCGAGTTCCCGCTGGACGCTGGCCCGAGCGCCAGCAACTTCCCCCGGCGCAACCGGATCATCAGCGGTTTATCCCTCGGCGTGCTGGTGGTCGAGGCCAGTGTTGCCAGTGGTTCGTTGATTACGGCGAAGCTTGCGGCGGAACAGGGGCGCGAGGTGTATGCGATTCCGGGGTCGATTCATCACCCTGGCGCAAAGGGCTGTCATCAACTGATCCGCGACGGTGCGATGCTGGTGGAAACCATCGACCATATTCTCGAAGGCCTGCGCGGTTGGCAGCGGTTGCCGTTATCCACAGAAGCACCGCAGACGACTCATCCCTTGCTGATGTTGCTGCATGCGGCGCCGCACACCAGTGAAGCGTTGGCACACAGCAGCGGCTGGGCCTTGCCCAAAGTGCTGGCGGCGTTGACGGAACTGGAAATGGACGGCCGGGCGGTGTGCGAAAGCGGACGCTGGTTTGCGCGGGTGAGCTAG